The following coding sequences are from one Lipingzhangella halophila window:
- the rpmA gene encoding 50S ribosomal protein L27 — MSTKKGASNTRNGRDSNPKRLGVKRFGGQAVKAGEILVRQRGTHFHPGDNVGRGGDDTLFALSAGKVQFGHRRGRKNVNIVPAAE, encoded by the coding sequence ATGTCGACAAAGAAGGGCGCGTCGAACACCCGGAATGGGCGCGACTCCAATCCCAAGCGCCTTGGCGTGAAGCGCTTCGGCGGGCAGGCCGTCAAGGCCGGCGAGATCCTTGTTCGCCAGCGCGGTACTCACTTCCACCCTGGTGACAACGTCGGCCGCGGTGGCGACGACACGCTGTTCGCTCTGTCCGCCGGCAAGGTCCAGTTCGGCCACCGGCGCGGCCGCAAGAACGTGAACATCGTCCCGGCGGCCGAGTAG
- a CDS encoding sensor histidine kinase, producing the protein MDDSAPPPTHRRGPRDWAVDTVLFLAAAGYGIGWSVALVDDPTVPDTRLLWFQVIAALACAAVWLRRRWPVGLALVLVPVTTFVDLATGAQLVALFTVAIHRPVRLTLAIGALMVLGRSGFLVVVDPSGLLQLVLFTVVTNLAVIGWGLFVRHRGQLVLSLEERARRAEAEAHLRAERAQHLAREQIAREMHDVLGHRLSLLSVHAGALEYRPDAPPEEIARAAAVIRESTHQALQDLREVIGVLRAPVGELPQPTLADAHTLVEESRAAGMRVELRERVSGGVPDGVGRTAYRIVQEGLTNAHRHALGARVEVAVAGAPGDGLTVEVSNGAPEAGHDAGTDPGADLDADHGHGDMLHASDRSGPAAGAASGAGQGLVGLAERVSLANGTLEHGHTASGSFHLRAWLPWST; encoded by the coding sequence ATGGACGACTCCGCGCCCCCGCCCACGCACCGACGCGGCCCGCGCGACTGGGCGGTCGACACCGTCCTGTTCCTGGCCGCGGCGGGCTACGGGATCGGCTGGTCAGTGGCGCTGGTCGACGATCCCACCGTTCCGGACACGCGGCTGCTCTGGTTCCAGGTAATCGCCGCTCTGGCGTGCGCCGCCGTGTGGCTGCGGCGCCGCTGGCCCGTAGGGCTCGCCCTGGTGCTGGTGCCGGTGACGACGTTCGTCGACCTGGCCACCGGCGCCCAACTGGTGGCGCTGTTCACGGTGGCGATCCACCGGCCGGTGCGGCTCACGCTGGCCATTGGGGCGCTGATGGTGCTCGGCAGGTCCGGCTTCCTGGTGGTGGTCGACCCGTCCGGCCTGCTGCAGTTGGTGCTGTTCACCGTGGTCACCAACCTCGCCGTGATCGGGTGGGGGCTGTTCGTCCGGCACCGCGGGCAGCTCGTGCTCTCGCTGGAGGAACGCGCCAGGCGTGCGGAGGCCGAGGCGCACCTGCGCGCCGAGCGGGCCCAACATCTGGCCCGCGAGCAGATCGCCCGGGAGATGCACGACGTGCTCGGGCACCGGCTCTCCCTGCTGAGCGTGCACGCTGGCGCCCTGGAGTACCGGCCCGACGCCCCGCCCGAGGAGATCGCGCGGGCGGCGGCCGTCATCCGGGAGAGCACTCACCAGGCGCTGCAGGACCTGCGCGAGGTCATCGGCGTGCTGCGCGCCCCGGTGGGAGAGCTGCCCCAGCCCACGCTCGCCGACGCGCACACCCTCGTCGAGGAGTCGCGTGCCGCCGGGATGCGGGTGGAGCTGCGCGAGCGGGTGAGCGGCGGTGTGCCGGACGGTGTTGGCCGCACCGCCTACCGGATCGTTCAGGAAGGGCTGACCAACGCGCACCGGCACGCCCTGGGGGCGCGGGTGGAGGTTGCCGTGGCGGGCGCGCCGGGGGACGGGCTGACCGTCGAGGTCAGCAACGGCGCGCCGGAGGCGGGCCACGACGCCGGAACCGACCCCGGGGCCGATCTCGACGCCGACCATGGCCACGGCGACATGCTCCACGCCAGCGACCGCAGCGGTCCGGCCGCGGGGGCCGCCTCCGGCGCCGGACAGGGGCTGGTCGGCCTGGCCGAGCGTGTCTCGCTGGCGAACGGGACCCTGGAACACGGGCACACCGCGTCCGGTAGTTTCCACCTGCGGGCCTGGCTACCGTGGTCAACGTGA
- a CDS encoding DUF6879 family protein, which translates to MLERLGALPATLLERDVYLAEYWDTYEQVGGVFWKLERGQTFREPGDPSWEAFAAGDWDRALELNEADRSEAEAMAEKDRQVGIETRRIRVVEHPVTPYVQWEMQFLRLLAEAGQSLRVVLPAQAAHLERERPLPEIVLLGERVLYMVRYDSAGTPNGAWRIGDRDAIAECRADLADLFGQGEPIQDFYAREIAPLPPPTVRA; encoded by the coding sequence ATGCTTGAGCGGCTTGGCGCGCTTCCGGCAACACTCCTGGAGCGTGACGTCTACCTGGCGGAGTACTGGGACACCTACGAGCAGGTCGGCGGGGTGTTCTGGAAGCTGGAGCGCGGGCAGACCTTCCGGGAGCCGGGCGATCCGAGTTGGGAGGCGTTCGCAGCCGGCGACTGGGACCGCGCCCTGGAACTGAACGAGGCGGACCGCTCCGAAGCCGAGGCCATGGCGGAGAAGGACCGGCAGGTGGGGATCGAGACCCGGCGCATCCGCGTCGTGGAGCACCCGGTCACCCCCTACGTGCAGTGGGAGATGCAGTTCCTGCGCCTGCTGGCGGAAGCCGGCCAGTCGTTGCGGGTGGTCCTTCCCGCGCAGGCCGCGCATCTGGAACGGGAAAGGCCGCTGCCGGAGATCGTCCTCCTCGGCGAGCGGGTGCTGTACATGGTCCGCTACGACTCAGCCGGCACACCCAATGGTGCGTGGCGGATCGGCGACCGCGACGCGATCGCCGAATGCCGCGCCGACCTGGCAGACCTGTTCGGGCAGGGCGAGCCGATCCAGGACTTCTACGCTCGCGAGATCGCGCCGTTGCCGCCTCCGACAGTTCGAGCATGA
- a CDS encoding response regulator transcription factor, whose translation MTATEPTECQAIGVLIVDDDPLLRSGLAMMLGGAGDIRVVGQAGDGTEVPELVREHRPDVVLMDIRMPAMDGLAATEELRSRPSAPEIIVLTTFDADKHVLRALRAGAAGFVLKDTPPAEIVESVRRVARGQPVLSPSVTRRLMDRVAESGHDQRRARARERLDLLNDRERDVAVAVGEGKSNAEISAALYLGVPTVKTHVSRVLTKLDLNNRVQIALLVHDAGLLDERD comes from the coding sequence GTGACCGCCACCGAACCGACCGAGTGCCAGGCCATCGGCGTGCTCATCGTCGACGACGACCCGCTGCTGCGGTCCGGGCTGGCGATGATGCTGGGCGGCGCCGGCGACATCCGGGTGGTCGGTCAGGCGGGCGACGGGACCGAGGTGCCCGAGTTGGTGCGCGAGCACCGGCCCGACGTGGTGCTCATGGACATCCGGATGCCCGCGATGGACGGGCTGGCCGCCACCGAGGAATTGCGGTCCCGCCCGTCCGCGCCGGAGATCATCGTCCTGACCACGTTCGACGCCGATAAGCACGTGCTGCGGGCACTGCGCGCCGGAGCGGCGGGCTTCGTCCTCAAGGACACCCCGCCCGCCGAGATCGTGGAGTCGGTGCGGCGGGTGGCGCGGGGGCAGCCGGTGCTGTCTCCGTCGGTGACCAGACGCCTGATGGACCGCGTGGCGGAGTCCGGCCACGACCAGCGCCGGGCTCGGGCGCGGGAGCGCCTGGACCTGCTCAACGACCGCGAGCGCGACGTCGCCGTGGCGGTGGGGGAGGGGAAGTCGAACGCGGAGATCAGCGCCGCCCTCTACCTCGGCGTCCCCACGGTCAAGACCCACGTGTCGCGCGTGCTGACCAAGCTCGACCTGAACAACCGCGTCCAGATCGCCCTACTCGTCCACGACGCTGGCCTCCTCGACGAGCGCGACTGA
- the proB gene encoding glutamate 5-kinase, translating to MSAAEEGAASSGRAELPAARRVVVKVGSSSLTAPDGHLDRERIRELTDVLAERRAAGTEVLLVSSGAVAAGMTPMGLASRPRDLATQQAAASVGQGLLVAHYTAAFNAHGLTTGQVLLTVEDMMRRVQHRNAQRTLRRLLDIGAVPIVNENDTVATHEIRFGDNDRLAALLAHLMRADALLLLSDVDALYDGNPARPGARRVVESVAARDLDGISLGSTNRRGVGTGGMVTKVESARIATEAGVPTVLTSADNARAALAGEPVGTLFTALSTRRPSTRQLWLAHATAGRGSIVLDPGAVRAVRSDNASLLPAGVVNVVGEFSAGDPVDLRDEAGHSIARGLVNYDSAEIPDLMGRSTRWLARELGPAYEREIVHRDDLVLLESGADTNGPSPRPAADQGGRGDRAVH from the coding sequence GTGTCCGCGGCGGAAGAGGGCGCGGCATCGTCCGGGCGTGCCGAGCTACCGGCCGCCCGCCGCGTTGTTGTCAAAGTGGGGTCGTCCTCACTCACCGCCCCGGATGGCCACCTCGACCGGGAGCGCATCCGCGAGCTGACCGACGTGCTCGCCGAGCGGCGGGCCGCGGGAACCGAGGTGCTCCTGGTGTCGTCGGGCGCCGTCGCCGCCGGAATGACACCGATGGGGCTGGCCAGCCGGCCGCGCGACCTCGCTACCCAGCAGGCGGCGGCCAGCGTCGGGCAGGGGCTGCTGGTGGCGCACTACACGGCGGCGTTCAACGCCCACGGGCTCACCACCGGGCAGGTGCTGCTCACCGTCGAAGACATGATGCGGCGGGTGCAGCACCGCAACGCCCAGCGGACCCTGCGGCGGCTCCTCGATATCGGGGCCGTGCCGATCGTCAACGAGAACGACACTGTGGCCACCCACGAGATCCGGTTCGGCGACAACGACCGGCTCGCGGCCCTGCTGGCGCACCTGATGCGGGCCGACGCGCTGCTGCTCCTCTCCGACGTCGACGCGCTGTACGACGGGAACCCGGCGCGGCCGGGGGCGCGGCGCGTCGTGGAGAGTGTCGCCGCGCGCGATCTGGACGGCATCAGCCTCGGCTCGACGAACCGGCGCGGTGTGGGCACCGGCGGCATGGTCACCAAGGTCGAGTCGGCGCGGATCGCGACCGAGGCCGGCGTGCCCACGGTACTCACCTCGGCGGACAACGCCCGTGCGGCACTGGCCGGCGAGCCGGTCGGCACCCTGTTCACCGCGCTCAGTACCCGCCGCCCATCGACCCGTCAGCTCTGGCTCGCGCACGCCACCGCCGGCCGGGGGAGCATCGTTCTCGACCCGGGGGCTGTGCGGGCGGTCCGGAGTGACAACGCGTCGCTGCTGCCGGCCGGGGTGGTCAACGTGGTGGGCGAGTTCTCCGCGGGCGACCCCGTGGACCTGCGCGACGAGGCCGGCCACTCCATCGCGCGGGGCCTGGTCAACTACGACTCGGCGGAGATCCCCGACCTGATGGGCCGCTCCACCCGCTGGCTCGCCCGCGAGCTCGGACCGGCCTACGAACGCGAGATCGTGCACCGCGACGACCTGGTGCTGCTGGAGAGCGGCGCGGACACCAACGGACCGTCCCCCCGCCCTGCCGCGGACCAGGGGGGCCGCGGGGATCGCGCAGTACATTGA
- a CDS encoding helix-turn-helix domain-containing protein produces MPDKHSPGVRRRRLSAALRRLRTESKLSAAEAAKRLGWSSATRVTRIERNEWKRPNPRDVEAMLDLYEVTSEEREHLLSLTEEARGRSDWHQFQDLFPGNLPELEAEATRIRSYEALLIPGLLQTPEYAAAVFRGGQIVPEADIERKVESRMARRQVLDAPNGPHLTAIVDEAALRKIAGSSEVMREQLRFLVGMAAHYKVTVLVVPNAAGTHAAVSGAFSLIDFPRPEPGVVSLSNAVESLYVEDQGYVERYTLIYDAVLGTALSAERSLTLINAITDELAK; encoded by the coding sequence GTGCCTGACAAGCACTCGCCGGGCGTGCGTCGGCGCAGACTGTCCGCCGCTCTACGGCGTCTGCGTACGGAATCGAAGCTCTCCGCTGCCGAAGCCGCGAAGCGCCTGGGCTGGTCATCAGCGACCAGGGTTACCCGCATCGAGCGCAACGAGTGGAAGCGGCCGAACCCTCGCGATGTCGAGGCGATGCTCGACCTCTACGAGGTCACCAGCGAGGAGCGCGAGCACCTGCTCAGCCTCACCGAAGAGGCGCGTGGACGTAGCGACTGGCATCAGTTCCAGGATCTCTTCCCGGGGAATCTTCCAGAGCTGGAGGCTGAAGCAACGAGGATCCGTAGCTATGAGGCGCTGTTGATCCCGGGGTTGCTGCAGACGCCCGAGTACGCCGCTGCCGTGTTTCGCGGTGGCCAGATCGTTCCCGAGGCGGACATTGAGCGCAAGGTCGAGTCACGTATGGCGCGACGCCAGGTGCTGGATGCCCCGAACGGCCCGCATCTCACGGCCATTGTTGACGAGGCCGCACTTCGCAAGATCGCCGGGTCCAGTGAGGTAATGCGGGAGCAGCTTCGCTTCCTGGTGGGGATGGCGGCCCATTACAAGGTCACGGTGCTCGTAGTTCCCAACGCGGCAGGTACCCACGCAGCGGTTTCGGGGGCGTTCTCGTTGATCGACTTCCCTCGCCCCGAACCGGGGGTCGTGTCCCTGTCGAACGCGGTGGAGTCCCTGTACGTAGAAGACCAGGGGTACGTAGAGCGCTATACGCTGATTTATGACGCAGTATTGGGGACAGCGCTCAGTGCCGAACGGTCCCTGACGCTCATCAACGCCATCACCGACGAGCTAGCCAAGTGA
- a CDS encoding YqeB family protein, producing the protein MNPNDTGTHDHEEARPMESGTPPHEATVLARPMGERVLIWGGFPLVGAVLGWLLPIVADWAVSLPWFPFQGPLELVAGLPALVATIGGLVLGLVAGVVLALVSESEYTTVTVADDKVTLRNDAETRTVERADATAVFRDGTDLVLLGPDTGELARQGGDMPAPERLRAAFRRHGYPWRDDGDPHAEHYQRWVEDLPGLSASAHALLKARARAVERKDRSDAEQLRSELAGLGVVLRDRDGKQFWRPAPPDSR; encoded by the coding sequence GTGAACCCGAACGACACTGGCACCCACGACCACGAGGAGGCACGTCCAATGGAGTCCGGCACCCCGCCGCACGAGGCCACCGTGCTGGCCCGGCCAATGGGAGAGCGCGTTCTCATCTGGGGCGGCTTCCCACTCGTGGGGGCGGTTCTCGGATGGCTGCTCCCCATCGTGGCCGACTGGGCGGTCTCGCTTCCGTGGTTCCCGTTCCAGGGGCCCCTCGAACTCGTGGCCGGGCTGCCCGCCCTGGTCGCGACGATCGGCGGCCTCGTTCTGGGGCTCGTCGCCGGTGTGGTGCTCGCGCTGGTCAGCGAGTCCGAGTACACGACCGTCACCGTCGCCGACGACAAGGTCACGTTGCGGAACGACGCGGAAACCCGGACCGTCGAGCGCGCGGACGCCACGGCGGTGTTCCGCGACGGCACCGACCTCGTGCTATTGGGCCCGGACACCGGGGAACTCGCCCGGCAGGGCGGCGACATGCCGGCCCCGGAACGGCTCCGCGCGGCGTTCCGGCGGCACGGATACCCGTGGCGCGACGACGGCGACCCGCACGCCGAGCACTACCAGCGCTGGGTCGAGGACCTGCCCGGCCTCTCCGCCTCGGCACACGCCCTGCTGAAAGCCCGCGCGCGAGCGGTGGAGCGCAAGGACCGCTCCGACGCCGAGCAGTTGCGCTCGGAGCTCGCCGGACTCGGTGTCGTGCTCCGCGACCGCGACGGGAAACAGTTCTGGCGGCCAGCCCCACCGGACTCCCGCTAA
- a CDS encoding DUF397 domain-containing protein — protein sequence MFLRFRKSSYSDSHENCVEVAPILNFRKSSYSDSHDNCVEVAQIPSFRKSSYSTSDENCVEVADLPTGAALRDSKRPETGHLDFTAREWGAFLAAFRGQDV from the coding sequence ATGTTCCTGAGATTTCGCAAGTCCTCCTACTCGGATTCGCACGAGAACTGTGTCGAGGTCGCGCCTATCTTGAACTTCCGCAAGTCGTCCTACTCGGACTCTCATGACAACTGTGTCGAGGTCGCCCAGATCCCGAGCTTCCGTAAGTCCTCGTACTCCACCTCGGACGAGAACTGCGTCGAGGTCGCCGACCTCCCCACCGGCGCCGCCCTCCGCGACTCCAAGCGCCCCGAGACAGGCCACCTCGACTTCACCGCCCGCGAATGGGGCGCGTTCCTCGCCGCCTTCCGCGGCCAGGACGTGTAA
- a CDS encoding glutamate-5-semialdehyde dehydrogenase, with protein sequence MSDVEREVHSVAERAKEAAADLAPLSRAVKDEALLAVADTLVREAESIVEANAEDVARARENGESEAVVDRLTLDVKRVDAIADAVRDIVELPDPVGEVVRGKSLPNGLELRQVRVPLGVIGMIYEGRPNVTVDAAVLCLKSGNAALLRGSSSAYSSNTRIVEVIRGALEKTGVPVDAVQLIPGSGREAAQALMRARGLVDVLIPRGGANLIQTVVRESTVPVIETGDGNCHVYIDEAADLDKALAVAVNSKTQRMSVCNTAETLLVHAAVADRFLPDALKSLRELDVTVHGDDRVQGHDDAVVAATEDDWGTEYLSADLAVKVVDSLDDALAHIRRYSTSHTEAIVTDSQTAARRFVAHVDSAAVMVNASTRFTDGGEFGFGAEIGISTQKLHARGPMGLPEMTSTKYVVTGDGHVR encoded by the coding sequence ATGAGTGACGTCGAGCGCGAGGTGCATTCCGTCGCTGAGCGGGCGAAGGAGGCCGCCGCCGACCTCGCTCCGTTGAGCCGGGCGGTGAAGGACGAGGCGCTGCTCGCCGTGGCCGACACGCTGGTACGCGAGGCGGAGTCGATCGTCGAAGCCAACGCGGAGGACGTGGCGCGCGCCCGCGAGAACGGCGAGAGCGAGGCGGTGGTCGACCGGCTCACCCTCGACGTGAAGCGGGTCGACGCGATCGCCGACGCCGTCCGCGACATCGTCGAGCTGCCCGACCCGGTGGGCGAGGTGGTGCGCGGCAAGAGCCTGCCCAACGGCCTGGAGCTGCGCCAGGTGCGCGTGCCGCTCGGCGTCATCGGCATGATCTACGAGGGCCGCCCGAACGTCACCGTCGACGCCGCCGTCCTCTGCCTGAAGAGCGGCAACGCCGCCCTGCTGCGCGGATCCTCCTCGGCGTACTCGTCCAACACCCGCATCGTCGAGGTGATCCGCGGCGCACTGGAGAAGACCGGTGTCCCGGTCGACGCCGTGCAGTTGATCCCGGGGAGCGGCCGCGAGGCGGCGCAGGCCCTGATGCGGGCGCGCGGGCTCGTGGACGTCCTCATCCCGCGCGGCGGCGCCAACCTCATCCAGACCGTGGTGCGCGAGTCCACCGTCCCGGTCATCGAGACCGGCGACGGCAACTGCCACGTCTACATCGACGAGGCCGCCGACCTGGACAAGGCGCTGGCCGTCGCCGTCAACTCCAAGACCCAGCGGATGTCCGTCTGCAACACCGCCGAGACGCTGCTGGTGCACGCCGCGGTCGCCGACCGTTTCCTGCCGGACGCCCTCAAGTCGCTGCGGGAGCTGGACGTGACCGTGCACGGCGACGACCGGGTCCAGGGCCACGACGACGCCGTGGTCGCGGCCACCGAGGACGACTGGGGCACCGAGTACCTCTCCGCCGACCTGGCGGTGAAGGTGGTCGACTCGTTGGACGACGCACTGGCGCACATCCGCCGCTACTCCACCTCGCACACCGAGGCCATCGTCACCGACTCCCAGACGGCGGCGCGGCGGTTCGTCGCGCACGTGGACTCGGCGGCGGTCATGGTGAACGCGTCGACCCGGTTCACCGACGGCGGCGAGTTCGGGTTCGGCGCCGAGATCGGCATCTCCACCCAGAAGCTGCACGCGCGCGGCCCCATGGGGCTGCCGGAGATGACCTCCACCAAGTACGTCGTCACCGGCGACGGGCACGTGCGGTAG
- the obgE gene encoding GTPase ObgE, whose product MPDFVDEAVLHIKAGDGGHGCASVHREKFKPLGGPDGANGGKGGDVVLEVDPNTATLLEYQRRPHRRAANGKPGQGSHRAGGSGTDLVLPVPDGTVVTGEDGEVIADLVGAGTRLVIARGGNGGLGNAALATPRRKAPGFALKGEPGEGADVRLEIKTIADVGLVGFPSGGKSSLVAALSAARPKIADYPFTTLIPNLGVVEAGASEFVVADVPGLIPGASSGKGLGLAFLRHVERCSTLVHVLDCATYEQGRDPISDLDALEEELAAYAELTEIDLSDRPRLAVLNKVDVPDGRELADLVEPTFEERGIRTIRVSAATHEGLRELSFAMAEQVEAERAARPTPEPTRLVLRPREIGGTPFEVVPLGDNTFRVRGDKPARWVRQTDFSNDEAVGYLADRLDRLGIENELAKQGASPGAEVYIGDPENSVVFDWDPAVGTVSDTGETPFGPRGTDSRLG is encoded by the coding sequence ATGCCGGACTTCGTCGACGAGGCGGTCCTGCACATCAAGGCTGGCGACGGCGGGCACGGCTGCGCCTCCGTACACCGCGAGAAGTTCAAGCCCCTGGGCGGACCCGACGGGGCCAATGGCGGCAAAGGCGGCGACGTCGTCCTGGAGGTCGACCCGAACACGGCCACTCTGCTGGAGTACCAGCGCCGCCCGCACCGCAGGGCGGCCAACGGAAAACCGGGCCAAGGGTCGCACCGCGCCGGAGGCAGCGGCACCGACCTGGTGCTGCCCGTTCCCGACGGCACGGTTGTGACCGGGGAGGACGGCGAGGTCATCGCGGACCTGGTCGGCGCGGGAACCAGGCTGGTGATCGCGCGTGGCGGCAACGGGGGCCTCGGGAACGCCGCGCTCGCCACGCCGCGCCGCAAAGCACCCGGCTTCGCCCTCAAGGGAGAGCCGGGCGAGGGTGCCGACGTCCGGCTGGAGATCAAGACCATTGCCGACGTCGGGCTGGTCGGCTTTCCCAGCGGCGGCAAGTCCTCACTGGTCGCCGCGCTCTCGGCGGCCCGCCCGAAGATCGCCGACTACCCGTTCACCACCCTGATTCCCAACCTGGGCGTGGTCGAGGCCGGCGCCTCCGAGTTCGTGGTGGCCGACGTGCCCGGCCTGATCCCCGGGGCGAGCAGCGGCAAGGGGCTGGGGCTGGCTTTCCTGCGGCACGTGGAGCGCTGCTCGACGCTGGTGCACGTGCTCGACTGCGCCACCTACGAGCAAGGGCGCGACCCCATCAGCGACCTCGACGCGCTTGAGGAGGAGCTGGCCGCCTACGCGGAACTGACCGAGATCGACCTGTCCGACCGGCCGCGGCTGGCCGTCCTGAACAAGGTGGACGTCCCCGATGGCCGCGAGCTCGCCGACCTCGTCGAGCCCACGTTCGAAGAGCGGGGAATCCGTACGATCCGGGTGTCCGCGGCCACTCACGAAGGGCTGCGCGAACTGTCCTTCGCCATGGCCGAGCAGGTCGAGGCGGAGCGCGCGGCGCGGCCGACCCCCGAGCCGACGCGGCTCGTGCTGCGGCCGCGAGAGATCGGCGGGACCCCGTTCGAGGTCGTCCCGCTCGGCGACAACACGTTCCGGGTGCGCGGCGATAAGCCAGCTAGGTGGGTGCGGCAGACCGACTTCTCCAACGACGAGGCCGTCGGGTACCTCGCCGACCGGCTGGACCGCCTCGGTATCGAGAACGAGCTGGCCAAGCAGGGGGCATCCCCCGGCGCCGAGGTCTACATCGGCGACCCCGAGAACTCCGTCGTCTTCGACTGGGATCCGGCCGTGGGCACCGTCTCCGACACCGGAGAGACCCCGTTCGGCCCGCGCGGTACCGACTCCCGGCTGGGCTGA
- a CDS encoding DUF6082 family protein: MRGAERSTDRPNTATTKGDRASSRVFLPTVAVLLVVAVVGLVGLSPLALGAVRGIDDDWESLSFIGQTYGAASALLAGLALAGVVATLVLQARETRMSRELALRDSNSELLRIAMESPEYAECWGANLPLPEGKAQRQSMYTNMILSQWEMAYESRAIGDAHLRALARNLFVGRVGWNFWNRVRSIRLSTAETRRSRRFHRIVDDEFQQATEPPPEESEDEPQRRRPRRWLPVVGALGAGAIASGVAIVRHRRSLSAPPAPAAGTVTRPGRGRRRGTRPIRGR, translated from the coding sequence ATGAGAGGAGCAGAACGCTCGACCGACCGGCCCAACACGGCAACTACGAAGGGCGACCGCGCTTCGTCTCGCGTGTTCCTGCCTACGGTGGCCGTTCTTCTCGTGGTCGCGGTCGTCGGGCTGGTAGGACTCTCCCCTCTTGCCCTCGGGGCGGTCCGCGGAATCGACGACGACTGGGAGAGCCTCAGCTTCATTGGCCAGACCTACGGCGCCGCGTCAGCACTGCTCGCCGGCCTTGCTCTCGCCGGTGTCGTGGCGACATTGGTGTTGCAGGCACGCGAGACCCGCATGTCCCGCGAACTCGCCTTGCGCGACTCCAACAGTGAACTGCTCCGCATCGCGATGGAAAGCCCGGAGTACGCGGAGTGCTGGGGTGCCAACCTCCCGCTCCCCGAGGGAAAGGCACAGCGGCAGAGCATGTACACGAACATGATCCTGTCGCAGTGGGAGATGGCCTACGAGTCCCGAGCGATCGGTGACGCGCATCTCCGCGCCTTGGCGCGCAACCTGTTCGTTGGCCGGGTCGGCTGGAACTTCTGGAACCGGGTGCGCTCGATCCGGCTCAGCACCGCCGAGACACGCAGGTCGCGCCGGTTCCACCGGATCGTCGACGACGAGTTCCAGCAAGCAACGGAGCCGCCACCGGAGGAGTCCGAGGACGAGCCCCAACGGCGGCGACCGCGTCGCTGGCTACCCGTGGTGGGCGCGTTGGGAGCCGGAGCGATCGCCAGCGGAGTGGCGATCGTGCGGCACCGACGCTCGTTGTCGGCCCCGCCTGCTCCGGCTGCCGGGACGGTTACACGTCCTGGCCGCGGAAGGCGGCGAGGAACGCGCCCCATTCGCGGGCGGTGA
- a CDS encoding cupin domain-containing protein, which produces MDAKDSVESPFGIPVVSLPDEVEHYGYYNTDLEVILRAETTGGQHFMTRQRTMRAEDAPPFHLHTREDEIWIINSGQFRFWIGGESLATATTYDIGPGGVVYGPRNVAHSFQSLDGAGDVTILWNPAAGQSYFLGVGAAEAREDFEHLERLETIGVRVLDRAPVNGA; this is translated from the coding sequence ATGGATGCCAAAGACAGCGTCGAGAGCCCTTTCGGGATCCCCGTCGTGTCGCTGCCCGACGAGGTGGAGCACTACGGCTACTACAACACCGACCTTGAGGTGATCCTCAGAGCGGAGACGACAGGGGGTCAGCACTTCATGACCCGCCAGCGGACGATGCGGGCCGAGGATGCGCCACCCTTCCACCTGCACACCCGCGAGGACGAGATCTGGATCATCAACAGCGGGCAGTTCCGCTTCTGGATCGGAGGTGAGTCCCTGGCGACCGCGACCACCTACGACATCGGGCCAGGGGGAGTCGTCTACGGACCGCGCAACGTCGCCCACAGCTTTCAGAGCCTCGACGGCGCCGGGGACGTCACCATCCTGTGGAACCCTGCCGCGGGCCAAAGCTACTTCTTGGGGGTCGGCGCGGCCGAGGCGCGTGAGGACTTCGAGCATCTCGAGCGCCTCGAGACCATCGGCGTGCGCGTGTTGGACCGGGCTCCGGTCAACGGCGCGTGA
- a CDS encoding DUF1772 domain-containing protein, producing MLRSRISLVIAGVYVWIAMVACGGIAVETIVIYPNVFHDVPASLAGASEFFEVTGPADLFPPLGAATVVLSIVTLVLVWRLRAARWWIAASVATLVFGEFLFSVLFFWPRNEIMFDEGLAEHSAEVLRRTAAEFETGHWGRLAASAATATLAYIGFLRYHRWFHLSANPAGTGVQQTETEARDA from the coding sequence GTGCTCAGGAGTCGGATATCGCTCGTCATCGCGGGCGTGTACGTGTGGATAGCCATGGTGGCGTGCGGCGGGATCGCGGTGGAGACGATCGTGATCTACCCGAACGTGTTCCACGACGTGCCGGCTTCGCTTGCCGGAGCGTCGGAGTTCTTTGAGGTCACCGGTCCCGCGGACCTCTTCCCGCCGTTGGGTGCCGCAACGGTGGTGCTCTCGATCGTCACGTTGGTGCTGGTGTGGCGGCTTCGCGCGGCCCGGTGGTGGATCGCGGCGAGCGTGGCCACGCTGGTGTTCGGCGAGTTCCTGTTCTCGGTGCTGTTCTTCTGGCCGCGCAACGAGATCATGTTCGACGAAGGGCTCGCCGAGCACTCCGCGGAGGTCCTGCGGCGGACCGCCGCCGAGTTCGAGACCGGGCACTGGGGGCGGCTGGCGGCGAGTGCCGCGACCGCGACCCTGGCCTACATCGGTTTCCTGCGTTACCACCGCTGGTTCCACCTCTCCGCGAACCCCGCGGGCACTGGAGTACAACAAACAGAAACGGAGGCGCGCGATGCGTGA